In Symmachiella dynata, the following are encoded in one genomic region:
- a CDS encoding peptidase MA family metallohydrolase encodes MDALLIRLALAAAAITSIGAKYQSPNFTVTAPTEQMAQQVAQHAEHHRRELALAWLGHELPNWYSPCPVKVKVGQLGAGGYTSFSFDRGRSGDMEVFGWNMVVQGSLERVLDSVIPHEVSHTIFACHFRRPLPRWADEGAATLAEHESEKRRQLMTVKQILHTSQRIPLRTLLSMKEYPKDPQAVLSLYAQGYTLAELLVQTEGKACYLKFLAESEKLGWDRAIKKHYGYHSLESLEKRWENWIEEGCPRLDRQEAPLLAAGNSNNRNNENLVVRSQTPDEPEAEVQSGVAAQNGPQSRLVAPRPKVAARPRRTTQPTALAAAARQTRPSTNNNSRSGNEGWIAIRTSGRALPAMATSQTIAAANRREQSNARSRRRPNSNALDAPETSETPRSWPGSKTSKQQQISADRRTKKRSEFPNRTSRQ; translated from the coding sequence ATGGATGCTCTCCTGATTCGACTCGCGCTTGCCGCCGCTGCCATCACATCGATAGGCGCAAAATATCAATCACCCAACTTTACCGTCACCGCTCCCACTGAACAAATGGCACAACAAGTGGCCCAACATGCTGAGCATCATCGCCGCGAATTGGCGCTGGCTTGGTTAGGCCACGAATTGCCCAACTGGTATTCCCCCTGCCCCGTCAAAGTCAAAGTCGGCCAATTGGGAGCCGGCGGATATACGTCGTTTTCCTTCGATCGTGGCCGGTCGGGCGACATGGAAGTTTTTGGCTGGAACATGGTTGTCCAAGGCTCGCTGGAACGCGTGTTGGATTCGGTCATTCCCCACGAAGTCAGCCACACCATCTTCGCCTGTCACTTTCGCCGACCGTTGCCGCGTTGGGCCGATGAAGGAGCCGCCACATTGGCTGAACACGAATCAGAAAAAAGACGCCAACTGATGACCGTCAAACAAATCCTACATACCAGCCAGCGAATTCCATTGCGGACGTTATTGAGCATGAAAGAATATCCCAAGGACCCGCAAGCCGTTTTAAGCCTGTATGCCCAGGGATATACGTTGGCCGAGTTATTGGTGCAGACCGAAGGCAAGGCGTGCTACCTGAAATTTCTTGCTGAATCAGAAAAACTAGGCTGGGATCGTGCCATCAAAAAGCACTACGGTTACCACAGTTTGGAATCCTTGGAAAAACGTTGGGAGAATTGGATTGAAGAGGGATGCCCGCGTCTCGACAGACAGGAGGCACCGCTGTTAGCTGCTGGAAACTCGAACAATCGTAACAATGAAAATCTGGTCGTCCGCTCGCAAACGCCTGATGAGCCGGAAGCAGAAGTTCAATCCGGTGTGGCCGCCCAAAACGGGCCGCAGAGTCGCTTAGTTGCTCCGCGGCCCAAAGTTGCAGCCCGCCCCCGTCGCACAACACAGCCAACCGCCTTGGCGGCAGCGGCACGACAAACGCGTCCCAGCACGAACAACAATTCGCGTAGCGGCAACGAAGGTTGGATTGCCATTCGCACCTCCGGCCGCGCCCTACCAGCCATGGCCACCTCGCAAACGATCGCTGCTGCGAATCGCAGAGAACAATCAAACGCTCGCTCACGACGGCGGCCTAATTCCAATGCCTTAGACGCGCCGGAAACAAGCGAGACCCCCAGAAGCTGGCCCGGCAGCAAGACCTCAAAACAACAACAGATCTCCGCAGACCGTCGCACGAAGAAACGTTCGGAATTCCCCAACCGAACATCGCGACAATGA
- a CDS encoding alpha-2-macroglobulin family protein, whose amino-acid sequence MKSLLIVLVGAACAYAAQASVVPKQVEVQKLFNEGNYKEAYDDFRRRALLKDANPREVGTDLLMALNCLQRLNRVNEIDAFRDEVIAQHADNWRLLKAAAQSLQNGPHYGFMIAGEFERGQHRGGGQHASSQQRDRVRALQLMQQAMPLLDEEISKPEVAQFYRDFANMILQNRRGGQAWRLQYLTDLTTLPDYEVGGNRYGYGHGGGSSTQGAAVDAEGKPVFYHVPESYAASQSDGERWRWLLSQVIELAPQRRAEINTFFAQFLREQFGVTTLARYSGFFGQTDDEGDESGTYALHTLKETETIARLATGIKRFSLPDEFNFIKIYQSVAAMPEEHYADQALVTLAQLFSDRRQYDRSAEYWQESLERFPNRNGLNKKQKLAQIVDNWGMFDTSGVQPARTGATIDYRFRNGKRLQLTAYELRIPELLADVKKYITDNPQRLDYNKMNIDNIGYRIVQQNERKYLGKQVANWSLDLEPRENHFDKRITITTPLQKAGAYLLTAKLEDGNVSRIIVWLDDTVIAKKQLNGEVMYYVADAVTGKPIPKANLEFFGFRQEAVKNRRNQFRVLTKNFAEFTNENGIVTTDAKRQPRDYTWLVTARTKDGRFAYYGFNSVWYGQYYDQQYNQTKVFTITDRPVYRPDQKVEFKFWVRHAQYDQADRSDFANQEFTVQITDGRGQKVFEEKLKSDAYGGIVGEYSLPKDATLGAYQLQIVGHGGGSFRVEEYKKPEFEVTVEAPDEPVMLGEKITAKIVAKYYFGAPVTNGMVKYKVLRSKYSQQWYPPGIWDWFYGPGYWWFGYDYTWFPGWNDWGCRRPVGWWWPARHDPPEVVLGNEVEIGEDGTVSLEIDTALAKEIHGNSDHRYEITAEVVDESRRTIVGKGKVLVARKPFKVFTWLDRGYYRVGDDINASFSAHTLDNKPVQGTGKLTLYRVTYDDKNEPVETVEETWDVNTNDEGKASQKIAASRAGQFRLSYKLTDAAGHEIEGAYVFIVRGDGFDGRQFRFNDIEIITDKREYKPGETVRMALNTNRSDATVLLFLRPTNGVYLPPQVIRMDGKSTVVDVTVVQKDMPNFFVEAMTISDAKIHTGMREVIVPPEKRVLNVDVTPSAESYKPGEPAKVSIKLTDTDGEPFMGSTVLSIYDKSVEYISGGSNVPEIKAFFWKWRRRHTPQTESNLTRYFGNMLKPKEVAMQFLGAFGATVVDELADSAMTKRGGDVRARVGLRQGRSMAKSMAAPAAARMEASEGLAMADAIPNESGSGETGDVVEPTVRSNFADTALWVGTLETDKNGMAEVTLDMPENLTAWKIRSWAMGQGTKVGQGESEVVTAKNLLVRLQAPRFFMQNDEVVLSANVHNYLEQDKSVRVELELDGDTLRAQSGTTQTITVPAGGDVRVDWRVRVINPGEATVRVKALTDEESDAMQMKFPVYVHGMLKMESFSGALRPDETSGKFTIDVPEARRINESILEIRYSPSLAGAMVDALPYLINYPYKTTESTLNRFLPAVITQNILLRMKLNLKDIREKRTNLNAQEIGDDAQRAEQWKRFDVDPVFDEDLLREIVAENLQALTEMQLSDGGWGWFSGWGEHSYPHTTASVVRGLQLAKANDVALVPGMYERGVEWLKRYQDQQIELLKNAAAEKKPYKTRADNLDALVYMVLVDADIASADMREFLYRDRTKLSVYGMALFGLALEKQQQAEQLAMIMRNIEQYLVEDDENQTAYLNLPNGGYWWSWYGSEFEAHAMYLKLLARTEPKSRKASRLVKYLLNNRKHATYWNSTRDTALCVEALADYMVASGEDRPDMTVEIYYDGEKQKEVKIDAENLFSFDNKVVLVGDAITTGRHTIELRKKGTGPLYFNGYLTTFTLEKFIERAGLEVKVNRKYYKLVEREKTVKVAGSRGQAVDQKVEKYDRQELVNLEQIQSGDLIEIELEIDSKNDYEYLVFEDMKAAGFEPFEVRSGYGGKGMRAYMELRDDRVTFFVRHLARGKHSIAYRMRAEIPGLFNALPTRGYAMYAPELKGNSDEMQVRIVDETK is encoded by the coding sequence GTGAAGTCACTTTTAATCGTGCTGGTCGGCGCCGCTTGCGCGTATGCTGCTCAAGCCTCCGTCGTCCCCAAACAAGTCGAGGTCCAAAAATTGTTCAACGAAGGCAACTACAAAGAGGCCTACGACGATTTCCGCCGCCGCGCTTTGCTCAAAGATGCAAATCCTCGTGAGGTTGGAACCGATCTGTTGATGGCCTTGAATTGTTTGCAGCGATTAAATCGTGTCAATGAGATCGATGCATTTCGTGATGAAGTGATCGCTCAACATGCCGACAATTGGCGGTTGCTCAAAGCAGCGGCTCAGTCGCTGCAAAATGGTCCGCACTACGGTTTCATGATTGCCGGAGAATTCGAGCGGGGGCAACATCGCGGCGGCGGGCAACATGCCAGTTCTCAACAGCGCGACCGCGTGCGAGCGTTGCAATTGATGCAGCAAGCCATGCCGCTGCTGGATGAAGAAATATCAAAGCCCGAGGTCGCACAGTTTTACCGTGATTTCGCCAATATGATCTTGCAGAATCGCCGCGGCGGACAGGCGTGGCGGTTGCAGTACCTGACCGACTTGACGACGCTACCTGACTATGAAGTCGGCGGGAATCGGTATGGTTACGGCCATGGTGGCGGAAGCAGCACACAGGGGGCGGCGGTCGATGCTGAGGGCAAACCGGTCTTTTATCACGTGCCGGAAAGCTACGCGGCTTCGCAATCCGACGGCGAGCGCTGGCGGTGGTTGCTCTCCCAAGTCATCGAGCTCGCGCCGCAGCGACGAGCGGAAATCAATACGTTTTTCGCGCAGTTTCTACGTGAACAATTTGGAGTGACGACGTTGGCCCGTTATTCCGGATTCTTTGGGCAAACCGATGACGAGGGGGATGAAAGCGGTACGTATGCGCTGCACACGCTCAAAGAAACGGAAACGATCGCCCGGCTGGCTACCGGCATCAAACGCTTTTCGCTCCCCGATGAATTCAACTTCATCAAAATCTACCAATCGGTCGCTGCGATGCCGGAGGAGCATTACGCCGATCAGGCGCTCGTGACATTGGCCCAGTTGTTTTCCGACCGCCGTCAGTATGACCGGTCGGCGGAGTATTGGCAGGAAAGTTTGGAGCGTTTCCCCAACCGCAACGGCCTCAATAAAAAACAGAAGCTGGCGCAGATCGTCGACAACTGGGGGATGTTCGATACATCCGGCGTACAACCCGCGCGGACCGGTGCGACGATCGACTATCGTTTTCGCAACGGCAAACGCCTGCAGCTGACCGCGTATGAACTCCGCATCCCCGAATTGTTGGCCGATGTAAAAAAGTACATCACTGACAATCCGCAACGGCTCGATTACAACAAGATGAACATCGATAACATTGGGTATCGGATTGTTCAGCAAAACGAACGCAAATATCTCGGCAAGCAGGTCGCCAATTGGTCACTCGATTTAGAACCTCGCGAGAACCATTTCGACAAACGGATCACCATCACTACGCCGCTACAAAAAGCCGGCGCGTATTTGCTGACGGCAAAACTAGAAGACGGCAACGTCAGCCGCATCATCGTTTGGTTGGACGATACGGTGATTGCCAAAAAGCAGTTGAATGGCGAGGTGATGTATTACGTCGCCGACGCCGTCACCGGCAAGCCGATCCCTAAGGCCAATTTAGAGTTTTTCGGTTTTCGCCAGGAAGCGGTGAAGAATCGCCGCAACCAATTCCGCGTGCTCACCAAGAATTTCGCGGAGTTCACCAATGAAAACGGTATCGTTACGACCGACGCCAAACGTCAGCCGCGGGATTACACTTGGCTAGTCACTGCCCGCACTAAAGACGGCCGCTTCGCTTATTACGGCTTTAACTCCGTGTGGTACGGTCAATACTACGACCAGCAATACAACCAGACCAAGGTCTTTACGATCACAGACCGTCCGGTCTATCGCCCCGATCAAAAGGTCGAGTTTAAGTTCTGGGTGCGGCACGCGCAGTATGACCAAGCTGACCGTTCGGACTTCGCGAATCAAGAATTCACGGTTCAAATCACCGATGGCCGGGGGCAAAAAGTCTTCGAAGAAAAACTGAAAAGCGATGCTTACGGCGGAATCGTCGGGGAGTATTCACTGCCCAAAGATGCCACGCTCGGTGCGTATCAATTGCAGATCGTTGGACACGGAGGCGGCTCGTTCCGCGTCGAGGAATATAAAAAGCCCGAATTCGAAGTCACCGTCGAAGCGCCCGACGAACCGGTCATGCTGGGTGAAAAAATCACCGCCAAGATCGTCGCTAAATATTACTTCGGAGCACCGGTCACCAACGGAATGGTGAAATACAAGGTGCTGCGTTCGAAGTATTCACAACAATGGTACCCGCCCGGGATATGGGACTGGTTCTACGGTCCAGGCTACTGGTGGTTTGGGTATGACTACACGTGGTTCCCCGGTTGGAACGACTGGGGTTGCCGGCGCCCGGTTGGCTGGTGGTGGCCCGCGCGTCACGATCCGCCCGAGGTGGTGCTGGGGAACGAAGTCGAAATCGGCGAAGACGGCACCGTCTCCTTGGAAATCGATACGGCGCTGGCCAAAGAAATTCACGGTAACAGCGACCACCGTTACGAAATCACCGCTGAAGTCGTTGACGAGTCGCGGCGAACCATCGTCGGCAAAGGCAAAGTGCTCGTCGCCCGCAAACCGTTCAAGGTCTTCACCTGGCTCGACCGTGGTTATTACCGCGTGGGCGACGACATCAACGCCAGTTTCTCGGCCCACACGTTGGATAACAAACCGGTGCAAGGGACCGGAAAGCTAACGTTGTACCGTGTCACGTATGATGACAAGAATGAACCGGTCGAAACGGTTGAAGAGACTTGGGACGTCAATACAAATGACGAGGGCAAGGCGTCACAAAAAATCGCCGCCTCCCGCGCCGGGCAGTTCCGACTCTCCTATAAACTGACCGATGCCGCCGGACACGAGATCGAAGGCGCCTACGTCTTCATCGTCCGCGGCGATGGCTTTGACGGTCGGCAGTTCCGCTTTAATGACATTGAAATCATCACCGACAAACGGGAATACAAACCGGGCGAAACAGTGCGGATGGCGCTCAACACTAATCGCAGCGACGCCACCGTCTTGTTGTTCCTGCGTCCTACGAACGGCGTCTATTTGCCGCCGCAAGTGATCCGCATGGACGGAAAGAGCACGGTCGTTGATGTAACAGTCGTCCAAAAGGACATGCCCAACTTCTTCGTCGAAGCGATGACCATCTCTGATGCCAAGATTCATACCGGGATGCGCGAAGTCATCGTTCCGCCCGAAAAACGAGTGTTGAACGTCGACGTCACCCCCTCGGCCGAATCGTACAAACCGGGAGAACCGGCCAAGGTCAGCATCAAATTGACCGACACCGATGGCGAACCGTTCATGGGATCAACGGTCCTCTCGATCTACGACAAGAGCGTGGAATACATTTCCGGCGGATCAAACGTGCCGGAGATCAAAGCCTTCTTCTGGAAATGGCGGCGGCGGCATACGCCACAGACCGAATCGAATCTCACGCGGTATTTCGGCAATATGCTGAAACCCAAAGAGGTCGCCATGCAGTTTCTGGGCGCGTTCGGGGCGACAGTTGTTGATGAACTTGCCGACAGTGCCATGACAAAAAGAGGCGGTGACGTTAGAGCTAGGGTCGGCCTAAGGCAAGGCCGCTCAATGGCTAAATCCATGGCGGCACCGGCTGCCGCGCGGATGGAAGCGTCCGAAGGGCTAGCCATGGCCGACGCCATCCCCAACGAATCCGGCAGCGGTGAAACAGGCGACGTCGTCGAACCGACGGTCCGCAGCAACTTCGCCGATACCGCCCTGTGGGTGGGAACATTGGAAACGGACAAGAACGGCATGGCGGAAGTCACCTTGGATATGCCGGAAAATCTCACCGCATGGAAAATCCGTAGCTGGGCGATGGGACAGGGGACGAAAGTCGGACAAGGCGAATCGGAAGTCGTGACCGCCAAGAATCTGCTCGTCCGCTTGCAGGCTCCGCGGTTCTTCATGCAAAACGATGAAGTGGTCCTGTCAGCCAACGTGCATAATTATCTGGAGCAGGACAAATCAGTGCGCGTCGAACTCGAACTGGATGGTGACACGTTACGAGCACAATCCGGCACCACACAAACCATCACCGTGCCGGCCGGCGGCGACGTCCGCGTCGATTGGCGGGTGAGAGTTATCAATCCCGGCGAAGCGACTGTTCGCGTCAAAGCACTGACCGATGAAGAATCAGACGCGATGCAGATGAAGTTCCCGGTGTATGTCCATGGCATGCTCAAAATGGAATCGTTCTCCGGCGCGTTGCGGCCCGACGAAACGAGCGGAAAGTTCACGATCGACGTTCCCGAAGCGCGACGCATCAATGAGTCGATCTTAGAGATCCGCTATTCCCCCAGTTTGGCCGGCGCGATGGTCGATGCGCTGCCCTATCTCATCAACTACCCTTACAAGACGACCGAAAGCACGCTCAATCGGTTCTTGCCGGCGGTCATCACGCAAAACATCCTGTTGCGGATGAAACTGAACCTCAAAGACATCCGCGAAAAACGGACGAATCTCAATGCCCAGGAAATTGGCGACGATGCCCAACGGGCGGAGCAATGGAAACGGTTCGACGTGGATCCGGTCTTCGACGAAGACCTCCTGCGTGAGATCGTTGCCGAGAATCTGCAGGCTTTGACCGAGATGCAACTGTCCGACGGCGGTTGGGGTTGGTTCTCCGGTTGGGGCGAGCATTCCTATCCGCACACAACAGCCAGCGTCGTGCGCGGCCTGCAACTGGCGAAGGCCAACGACGTGGCCCTGGTGCCGGGAATGTACGAACGGGGCGTCGAGTGGCTGAAACGTTATCAAGATCAGCAAATCGAATTGCTCAAAAACGCAGCCGCTGAAAAGAAACCGTATAAAACGAGGGCCGATAATCTCGACGCACTGGTCTACATGGTGCTCGTCGATGCCGACATTGCCAGCGCCGACATGCGAGAGTTCTTGTATCGCGATCGTACCAAGTTGTCGGTGTACGGCATGGCGCTGTTTGGTTTGGCACTGGAAAAACAACAGCAAGCCGAACAGTTGGCGATGATCATGCGGAACATCGAGCAATACCTCGTCGAGGATGACGAAAACCAAACCGCATACCTCAACCTCCCCAACGGCGGGTATTGGTGGTCTTGGTACGGCAGCGAGTTCGAGGCACATGCGATGTACCTCAAACTGCTCGCTCGCACGGAACCGAAATCACGCAAGGCGTCGCGGCTGGTGAAATATCTGTTGAACAATCGAAAGCACGCCACCTACTGGAACAGCACGCGGGACACGGCGCTGTGTGTTGAAGCCCTTGCCGATTACATGGTCGCCAGCGGCGAAGACCGCCCGGACATGACGGTCGAGATTTACTACGACGGCGAAAAACAGAAGGAAGTCAAAATCGACGCCGAAAACCTCTTCAGCTTCGACAACAAAGTCGTTCTGGTGGGCGATGCGATCACCACCGGTCGGCATACAATTGAACTTCGCAAAAAGGGAACCGGCCCGCTCTATTTTAACGGCTACCTAACGACCTTCACGCTGGAGAAATTCATCGAACGCGCCGGTTTAGAGGTCAAAGTCAATCGTAAATACTACAAGTTGGTCGAGCGAGAAAAAACGGTCAAAGTCGCTGGTTCCCGCGGGCAAGCGGTCGATCAGAAAGTCGAGAAATATGATCGGCAAGAACTCGTCAATCTGGAACAAATCCAGAGCGGTGACCTGATCGAAATCGAATTAGAAATCGACAGCAAAAACGACTACGAATACCTCGTCTTCGAAGACATGAAAGCGGCCGGATTTGAACCGTTCGAAGTCCGTAGCGGCTACGGCGGCAAGGGAATGCGGGCTTATATGGAACTTCGCGATGATCGCGTGACGTTCTTCGTGCGGCATCTAGCCCGCGGCAAACACAGCATCGCTTATCGCATGCGGGCCGAAATCCCCGGCCTGTTCAATGCCCTGCCGACGCGCGGTTATGCGATGTATGCTCCGGAGCTAAAGGGCAACTCCGACGAGATGCAGGTGCGGATCGTGGACGAAACCAAGTAG
- a CDS encoding Na+/H+ antiporter NhaC family protein, which yields MKTFSASCLLLLLLAHPACGQVPAAERNPPPLPPQFRILDPGVVISGVPVSKVVIEALDPDGQLDTNFNDRAMIEGIIIRTAGKPKAIPPFQNGILTLTTDFARETKVYVESNKISVHRLKQPQRTVVLSVVRISGLLSLLPPLLAIGVAVWLRNVIVALFASVWVGAIILARGNFYAGFVRTLDTYLLNQLTQPNDPAHSHLLIILFTMFLGATIGVMSASGGTHALVDSMSRFTRTRQRGQLMTWCLGMVVFFDDYANTMLVGTTMRPVTDRLKISREKLSFLVDSTAAPVAGLALISTWVGFELGQIQDTYTILGLDSQSVYEVFLFSIPFRFYAVYLLVFVALIAIVGHDYGPMLKAEIRTLVYDQPAAPGSAVAVNDSQAGDLPDRSTAFNAIIPLVGLVALVLLGLWFSGSRLLDIANAQAVASGQPVLEKTIWRVIALSESNRVLFFASFTASLVAMATALLFKSLTLQQAVEAWLSGAKSMFLAVVILILAWALADICQAGQLNTAGFLVEHTQQTLAVQWVPAVVFILAGVISLATGSSFTTMGLLMPLAITITHSKLALLNQGDPSHHLMVASIGAVLSGAIFGDHCSPISDTTVLSSAATNCDHLDHVGTQVPYALTVAGVSLLFGYIPIGFGYSFLVALLPMGAIVMLLIIQFYGRSAETQANIILAEIGEATPESSDADDDSEEAKEDEEKRQRRLEREAAEAAEAEAKAQAEEEESSEDDEGGKY from the coding sequence ATGAAAACGTTCTCGGCGAGTTGTCTGCTGCTGCTGTTGCTGGCGCATCCCGCCTGTGGGCAAGTCCCGGCCGCCGAGCGGAACCCACCCCCGTTGCCCCCACAATTTCGCATCCTCGATCCGGGTGTGGTCATCTCCGGTGTCCCGGTTTCTAAAGTGGTCATCGAAGCCCTTGATCCCGACGGACAACTGGATACTAATTTCAATGACCGGGCGATGATCGAAGGCATCATCATTCGCACTGCCGGCAAACCCAAGGCGATCCCCCCGTTTCAAAACGGGATTCTTACGCTGACCACCGACTTCGCCCGCGAAACGAAGGTCTACGTGGAAAGCAACAAAATTTCGGTCCACCGATTGAAGCAACCTCAGCGGACTGTCGTGTTGTCGGTCGTACGGATTTCGGGACTGCTCAGCCTGTTGCCGCCGCTGCTGGCGATTGGCGTTGCCGTTTGGCTGCGAAACGTGATTGTTGCTTTGTTTGCCAGCGTCTGGGTGGGTGCGATCATTTTAGCACGCGGCAATTTTTATGCCGGCTTTGTTCGCACGCTCGATACGTATTTGCTGAATCAACTGACGCAGCCGAATGATCCGGCGCACTCACATTTGCTCATCATTCTGTTCACGATGTTTCTCGGTGCGACGATCGGTGTGATGTCAGCCAGCGGCGGCACGCATGCGCTGGTGGACTCGATGTCGCGATTTACGCGGACGCGTCAGCGAGGACAGTTGATGACCTGGTGCTTAGGCATGGTCGTGTTTTTTGATGATTACGCCAATACGATGCTGGTCGGAACGACGATGCGGCCGGTGACCGATCGTTTGAAAATCTCCCGTGAGAAACTGTCGTTTCTAGTCGATTCCACAGCGGCCCCGGTCGCCGGTTTGGCGTTGATCTCCACATGGGTGGGATTTGAATTGGGCCAGATCCAGGACACATATACGATCTTAGGGCTCGATTCGCAGAGCGTGTACGAGGTTTTTCTGTTTAGTATTCCCTTCCGGTTTTATGCGGTTTATCTGCTGGTGTTTGTCGCTTTGATCGCAATCGTGGGACACGACTATGGTCCGATGCTCAAAGCCGAAATCCGCACGTTGGTTTATGATCAACCAGCCGCGCCTGGATCGGCCGTTGCGGTTAATGACTCACAAGCGGGCGACCTGCCCGATCGGTCGACCGCATTCAATGCAATCATTCCCTTGGTCGGACTGGTTGCGTTGGTGTTGCTGGGCCTGTGGTTCAGTGGGAGCCGGTTGCTGGATATTGCCAATGCTCAAGCTGTCGCGTCGGGTCAGCCGGTGTTGGAAAAAACGATCTGGCGGGTGATCGCATTATCCGAATCGAACCGCGTGTTGTTTTTTGCATCGTTCACTGCCTCGCTGGTTGCCATGGCAACGGCATTGCTTTTCAAGTCGTTAACGTTGCAGCAAGCAGTCGAAGCTTGGCTGAGCGGGGCCAAGAGTATGTTTTTGGCTGTGGTGATTTTGATTCTGGCATGGGCCTTGGCCGATATTTGCCAAGCAGGCCAATTGAATACAGCCGGTTTTCTTGTCGAACATACGCAGCAAACACTTGCCGTCCAATGGGTGCCGGCCGTGGTCTTTATTCTGGCCGGTGTGATTTCCCTGGCCACGGGAAGCTCATTCACGACCATGGGACTATTGATGCCGCTGGCGATCACCATCACGCACAGTAAGCTGGCCCTGCTCAACCAAGGAGATCCCAGCCACCATTTGATGGTCGCTTCGATTGGAGCGGTCCTGTCCGGTGCTATTTTTGGTGACCATTGTTCGCCGATTTCCGATACAACGGTCCTCTCGTCGGCCGCCACAAATTGCGATCACTTGGATCACGTCGGCACGCAAGTTCCGTACGCGCTGACCGTTGCCGGGGTCTCACTGCTGTTTGGTTATATTCCGATTGGTTTTGGCTATTCGTTTTTAGTCGCTCTGTTACCGATGGGGGCCATTGTGATGCTGTTGATCATTCAGTTCTACGGCCGATCGGCTGAGACCCAAGCCAACATCATCCTGGCTGAAATCGGCGAAGCGACTCCGGAGTCTAGCGACGCCGATGACGACTCCGAAGAGGCGAAAGAGGACGAAGAAAAGCGCCAACGCCGCCTAGAACGCGAGGCAGCCGAAGCGGCTGAAGCCGAGGCCAAAGCGCAAGCCGAAGAAGAAGAGTCTTCGGAAGACGATGAGGGCGGAAAGTATTAA
- a CDS encoding two-component system sensor histidine kinase NtrB produces MRPLFNDPPTHSGNTGPTMDSELAQQQLWQAKLEALAEFAAGAGHEINNPLAVIINRAQRLLEEESDPRRRRELAAIGAQAYRIRDMIGDTMLFGRPPEPVPEACDLAATVSEVAEKLAEVFDATETTVELQMEDCPALYADPLQLKIVISSLLQNAAEATGEQGRVRVTATSVLEGTARFVRLCVIDNGPGLSDIDREHLFDPFYSGRQAGRGLGFGLSKCWRIVDGHRGRIDVSRTPSDETVCTVFWPTVDNGNDDK; encoded by the coding sequence ATGCGCCCGCTTTTCAACGATCCGCCGACTCATTCCGGCAATACAGGCCCGACCATGGACTCTGAATTGGCGCAGCAACAATTATGGCAAGCCAAGTTGGAGGCATTGGCCGAATTCGCCGCCGGAGCGGGTCACGAAATCAACAATCCGTTGGCCGTGATCATCAACCGCGCGCAGCGTCTTCTGGAAGAGGAGTCCGACCCGCGGCGTCGACGGGAACTGGCTGCTATCGGTGCCCAAGCATATCGCATTCGTGATATGATCGGCGATACAATGCTGTTTGGGCGACCTCCGGAACCAGTTCCCGAAGCGTGTGATTTGGCAGCTACGGTCAGCGAAGTTGCAGAAAAGCTCGCCGAAGTCTTCGATGCTACGGAGACGACCGTGGAACTGCAAATGGAGGACTGCCCAGCACTGTACGCCGATCCGCTGCAACTAAAAATCGTCATCAGCAGCTTGTTGCAAAACGCCGCCGAAGCTACCGGAGAACAGGGCCGCGTGCGGGTGACAGCGACATCTGTCTTGGAAGGCACCGCACGGTTTGTTAGGCTGTGCGTCATCGACAACGGCCCCGGCTTGAGCGACATCGACCGGGAGCATTTGTTCGACCCGTTTTATTCCGGACGACAAGCCGGTCGCGGATTGGGCTTTGGCCTGTCCAAATGCTGGCGAATTGTCGATGGTCATCGCGGACGGATTGACGTTTCGCGTACACCGTCGGATGAAACGGTCTGCACGGTGTTTTGGCCCACGGTCGACAACGGCAACGACGACAAGTAA
- a CDS encoding response regulator: MKTVFTTGEAAKVCKVSQQTIIRCFDSGQLKGFRVPGSRFRRIPRDLLYKFMKENGIPTDALESGRRKALVVDDDEELVELISDALEADGRFEIRTANNGFDAGMMVKEYRPDVIVLDVMLPDINGKEVCQRVRSDSNLDDTRIICISGMVEEDKKGELIEAGANVFLQKPFEVDALVDELCSQLDIEPTSGK, from the coding sequence ATGAAAACAGTCTTTACAACCGGTGAGGCGGCAAAGGTCTGCAAAGTCAGTCAGCAAACGATCATTCGTTGTTTCGACTCAGGCCAACTCAAAGGGTTTCGGGTTCCCGGATCCCGGTTTCGCCGGATTCCTCGGGACTTGTTGTACAAGTTCATGAAGGAAAACGGTATTCCTACCGATGCGCTGGAAAGCGGACGCCGCAAGGCGCTGGTAGTGGACGACGACGAAGAACTTGTAGAATTGATCAGCGACGCCTTGGAAGCTGACGGCCGATTCGAAATTCGTACGGCCAACAACGGCTTCGATGCCGGAATGATGGTCAAGGAGTACCGGCCCGACGTCATTGTGCTGGACGTTATGCTTCCGGACATCAACGGTAAAGAAGTCTGCCAGCGCGTACGCAGTGATTCGAATTTGGATGATACGCGGATCATTTGCATCAGCGGTATGGTCGAAGAGGACAAAAAAGGGGAACTGATTGAAGCCGGCGCGAATGTGTTTCTGCAAAAACCATTCGAAGTCGACGCGCTTGTCGATGAATTGTGCAGTCAGTTGGACATCGAACCGACCAGCGGAAAATAG